One Novosphingobium sp. EMRT-2 DNA segment encodes these proteins:
- a CDS encoding cytochrome c, with protein MKRPRKTIVLGAIAAVAIAGGLAWWQVALPGPLAFAGGQQVDLATYRGRSPTGVPPELASADPLTKGRYLTEAADCQACHTAKGGKPFAGGRAFKLPFGTIYTPNITPDRETGIGAWSDAEFVRAVHKGIGRDGQRLYPAFPYASYAMLTDDDVLAIRRYLASLAPVRRANLPNTFSFPFNQRWLMAIWGALFNREPVFRPVAERDAQWNRGAYLVEAAGHCGECHTPRTLMQAMNTRQKFAGGAAEGWNAYNITSDQVSGIGAWSSDDLVSYLARGHAPQRGVASGPMAEVVALSTGRLTPSDVAAIAAYLRTIPSIRSSGLPAMAGPANPVASQGPTGNPHGKRVFEQACVSCHAWSGKGAVSPFQQLTGIRAVNDRTGNNVALMVLNGGGSAHSPGPYMPAFHAAYSDAEIAAVANYVTARFGTQASNLTAANVRELREQ; from the coding sequence ATGAAACGGCCCCGCAAAACGATCGTCCTTGGCGCCATTGCGGCGGTAGCCATCGCGGGAGGACTTGCCTGGTGGCAAGTGGCCTTGCCCGGCCCGCTGGCGTTCGCGGGCGGCCAGCAGGTCGATCTGGCCACCTACCGTGGACGATCGCCCACCGGGGTCCCACCCGAACTGGCATCGGCTGATCCGCTCACGAAGGGCCGCTATCTGACCGAGGCAGCCGATTGTCAGGCCTGCCACACCGCCAAGGGTGGCAAGCCATTTGCCGGCGGGCGTGCGTTCAAGCTGCCGTTCGGCACGATCTACACCCCCAACATCACGCCCGACCGGGAGACCGGTATCGGGGCTTGGAGCGATGCCGAATTCGTGCGCGCCGTGCACAAGGGCATCGGCCGCGATGGCCAGCGGCTCTACCCGGCGTTCCCTTACGCATCCTACGCCATGCTAACCGATGACGATGTCCTGGCGATCCGTCGCTATCTTGCCAGTCTGGCCCCGGTGCGGCGGGCAAACTTGCCCAACACTTTTAGCTTCCCCTTCAACCAGCGCTGGCTGATGGCGATCTGGGGAGCGCTGTTCAACCGCGAACCGGTGTTCCGTCCGGTCGCCGAGCGCGATGCCCAGTGGAACCGCGGCGCCTATCTGGTCGAAGCGGCCGGTCATTGCGGCGAATGCCACACGCCGCGCACGCTGATGCAGGCCATGAACACCCGGCAGAAGTTCGCCGGCGGTGCCGCCGAAGGCTGGAACGCCTACAATATCACCAGCGACCAGGTCAGCGGCATCGGAGCATGGTCGTCGGACGACCTCGTCAGCTATCTTGCGCGCGGGCATGCGCCGCAACGCGGTGTCGCCTCCGGTCCGATGGCCGAGGTGGTTGCATTGAGCACCGGGCGGCTGACACCTTCGGATGTTGCCGCGATCGCGGCTTATCTGCGGACCATTCCGTCCATTCGCAGCTCTGGCCTGCCCGCGATGGCCGGGCCGGCCAACCCTGTCGCTTCGCAAGGCCCGACGGGCAATCCTCACGGCAAGCGCGTGTTCGAGCAGGCTTGCGTCAGTTGCCACGCGTGGAGCGGCAAGGGAGCCGTCAGTCCTTTCCAGCAGCTGACCGGTATCCGCGCCGTCAACGATCGTACCGGCAACAATGTCGCGCTGATGGTGCTGAATGGAGGCGGTTCGGCGCATTCGCCCGGTCCCTACATGCCGGCCTTCCATGCCGCCTATTCGGACGCGGAGATCGCGGCGGTTGCCAACTACGTTACCGCCCGGTTTGGCACGCAGGCTTCGAATCTGACCGCCGCGAACGTGCGGGAACTGCGAGAGCAGTGA
- a CDS encoding xanthine dehydrogenase family protein molybdopterin-binding subunit: MADPALSRRQVLRGASLGAGALVLGLTVRGVSVVAATGAAPASAAFAPDAFIRLAGDGNVTLVMPQTEMGQGIYTALAMLIAEELDVALEAVKLEEAPADDALYGNPIFKVQATGGSTSVRGYWPVMRKAGASARAMLIAAAARQWRVPAAECRTEPGEVVHQPSGRRLAYGALAAQAAREPVPADPPLKSPETFRLIGRSQRRLDTAHKVDGSLRYGIDAMPEGVRFASLACAPVVGGKVVRVDDRPAKALPGVQQVIVLDDMVAVVAETSWAAMRALAALDITWNDGPNATLGSADLWADLDKASQAEAHVALDTGAAAKLSGDGVIEAHYALPLLAHAPMEPMNCTVHLTSGKCEVWVGTQVMTMTQRAAAQEAGLSPEQVTVHNHLIGGGFGRRLEVDGVRKAVRIAKHVDGPVKVVWSREEDVARAPYRSVYGAWLKARIANGKVEAWSHRVVGPSVVARWLPPAYDGKIDSDAVDGAAETPYDMPALLVDWVRHEPRGVYTAFWRGVGPNMNVFATESFVDRVAREAGQDPLAFRRSLIGKHQRARAVLDLAAQKAGWGTPLPAGAGRGINLQYVFGTYLCTVAEVVVAEDGTVAVKRLTTAVDCGSPVNPDGIVSQIQGGMVFGLSAALYGQITLANGRTQESNFHDYRVVRIDEMPQIEVHIVPSAEAPGGIGEPGTVTVQGALNNAIYAATGIQLSRMPVDSSLLSKSAWR, translated from the coding sequence ATGGCTGATCCGGCTCTCTCGCGCCGACAGGTGCTGCGCGGCGCGTCGCTTGGCGCCGGTGCGCTGGTGCTTGGCCTTACCGTCCGGGGCGTTTCGGTGGTTGCGGCAACCGGCGCGGCCCCCGCCTCCGCAGCCTTCGCCCCCGACGCCTTCATCCGCCTGGCTGGGGACGGGAACGTAACCCTGGTGATGCCGCAGACCGAGATGGGGCAGGGAATCTACACCGCTTTGGCGATGCTGATCGCCGAGGAACTGGATGTCGCGCTTGAGGCGGTCAAGCTGGAAGAGGCGCCGGCCGACGACGCGCTCTACGGCAATCCGATCTTCAAGGTGCAGGCCACCGGCGGTTCGACATCGGTACGCGGCTATTGGCCGGTCATGCGCAAGGCCGGCGCCAGCGCCCGTGCCATGCTGATCGCAGCTGCCGCGCGGCAATGGCGTGTGCCGGCGGCGGAATGCCGCACCGAGCCGGGTGAAGTCGTCCACCAGCCCAGTGGTCGACGCCTTGCCTATGGCGCGCTGGCCGCACAGGCCGCGCGTGAGCCGGTTCCGGCTGATCCGCCACTCAAGTCGCCAGAAACCTTCCGCCTTATCGGTCGTTCGCAGCGACGGCTCGATACCGCGCACAAGGTAGATGGCTCGCTCCGCTATGGTATCGACGCGATGCCCGAAGGCGTGCGGTTCGCCTCGCTGGCCTGCGCTCCGGTGGTAGGCGGGAAGGTCGTGCGGGTCGATGATCGCCCGGCCAAGGCCCTGCCCGGCGTGCAGCAGGTGATCGTGCTTGATGACATGGTCGCGGTGGTGGCCGAAACCAGCTGGGCGGCGATGCGCGCGCTGGCGGCGCTGGACATCACCTGGAACGATGGCCCCAACGCCACTTTGGGTAGCGCCGACTTGTGGGCCGACCTGGACAAGGCATCGCAAGCCGAGGCGCACGTCGCGCTGGATACCGGCGCAGCGGCGAAATTGTCGGGCGATGGCGTGATCGAGGCGCACTACGCCTTGCCCCTCCTGGCCCATGCCCCGATGGAGCCGATGAACTGCACCGTCCACCTCACGTCCGGAAAATGCGAGGTCTGGGTTGGCACGCAGGTGATGACGATGACGCAGCGGGCTGCCGCGCAAGAGGCAGGTCTGAGTCCGGAACAGGTAACGGTCCATAACCATCTTATCGGTGGCGGCTTCGGTCGCCGCCTGGAGGTGGACGGGGTCCGCAAGGCCGTGCGTATCGCCAAACATGTCGATGGCCCGGTCAAGGTCGTCTGGAGCCGGGAAGAGGATGTAGCGCGGGCGCCCTATCGCTCGGTCTATGGCGCCTGGCTCAAGGCCAGGATCGCGAACGGCAAGGTCGAGGCCTGGTCGCATCGCGTTGTCGGCCCCAGCGTGGTCGCGCGCTGGCTGCCGCCCGCCTACGACGGCAAAATTGATAGCGATGCCGTCGATGGCGCGGCGGAAACGCCCTACGACATGCCCGCCCTGCTCGTGGACTGGGTCCGCCACGAACCACGCGGCGTGTACACCGCGTTCTGGCGCGGTGTCGGACCGAATATGAACGTGTTCGCCACCGAAAGCTTCGTTGACCGCGTGGCGCGCGAAGCGGGGCAGGACCCGCTAGCCTTTCGCCGCAGCCTGATCGGCAAACATCAACGCGCCCGCGCGGTGCTCGATCTTGCCGCGCAGAAAGCGGGTTGGGGCACGCCGCTGCCGGCCGGCGCGGGGCGTGGCATCAATCTGCAATACGTGTTCGGTACGTATCTTTGCACCGTGGCCGAAGTTGTCGTGGCCGAGGACGGCACGGTGGCGGTCAAGCGGCTGACCACGGCGGTGGACTGCGGATCGCCCGTCAATCCGGACGGCATCGTGTCCCAGATACAGGGCGGCATGGTATTTGGCCTTTCCGCCGCGCTCTATGGCCAGATCACCCTGGCGAACGGGCGGACGCAGGAAAGCAATTTCCACGATTACCGCGTCGTCCGCATCGATGAGATGCCGCAGATCGAGGTCCATATCGTGCCCAGCGCCGAGGCGCCCGGCGGGATCGGCGAACCTGGCACGGTCACGGTCCAGGGCGCGCTCAACAACGCCATCTACGCCGCAACGGGCATCCAGCTCAGCCGCATGCCCGTCGATTCCTCCCTGCTGAGCAAGAGTGCCTGGCGATGA
- a CDS encoding (2Fe-2S)-binding protein produces the protein MTTINVNGQQREVKVDAETPLLWVLRDDLGLTGTKFGCGIAQCGACTVHVDGAPVRSCQLPVGEIGNRPVTTIEAIGATPAGARIQKAWLDLDVIQCGYCQSGQIMSAAALLASNPTPDDAAIDAAMAGNICRCGTYVRIREGIKEAARHG, from the coding sequence GTGACGACCATCAACGTGAACGGCCAACAGCGTGAGGTCAAAGTAGATGCCGAAACACCGCTGCTATGGGTGCTGCGCGACGATCTGGGTCTGACTGGCACCAAGTTCGGTTGTGGCATCGCGCAATGCGGCGCCTGCACGGTTCATGTGGATGGCGCACCCGTCCGGTCCTGCCAATTGCCGGTGGGCGAGATTGGCAACAGGCCGGTCACGACCATCGAGGCGATCGGAGCGACCCCGGCGGGGGCACGCATCCAGAAGGCGTGGCTCGATCTGGACGTGATCCAGTGCGGTTACTGCCAGTCTGGGCAGATCATGTCGGCCGCGGCCCTGCTGGCCAGCAATCCGACGCCCGATGATGCCGCGATCGACGCCGCCATGGCTGGTAACATCTGCCGATGCGGAACCTATGTGCGTATCCGCGAGGGCATCAAGGAGGCGGCGCGTCATGGCTGA
- a CDS encoding PAS domain-containing protein — MTDRKYSYLWLSGAFLMAWAVFFLDRASGDNLPVSILHLVVVAAALAGGGEIAVLVGAPVCMALAIVARLMAQADREPLAAALQALLPCIAIGFVAFLLISQRRLRAASAEADRRRAEIEHFLNSVPFVLWRSNPRGEIEYLNEHWTHVTGLDRSSVLANERYNDVVHPDDLAALHAAVPHAVATQTLTDLEIRVRQADGSYRWMQIYDKPVRSPFTGEIERFGGLSDVHQEVTAKEELQKLRNELEESQRELTVFADSVPQLLWRSTADGKWDFLNRRFTEITGVEREEGIAGQTWRECIHPEDIGPLRQVLTRSLETGEDIACQVRLRHKDGSYHWMSMARRAVRSAETGEILRFYGGATDIHNEVLAQQRVNDLMANLERRVAERTAELLRTEARYSSLFDVGGISFAEMDFSVTKPILDRIKAQGVQNLRAYFEGNPHVLEECLSNIRTTRVNRALAQMMGYADLAELAANPPAHNAEDGRDVLISQLEMVYYDQEHISGQTVLIGKDLRRIPVHFNVNRLSDDLHLSNLVDLSEQQRIEEMRRAAQDELARANRIATVGAYSATIAHELNQPIASMAMDVQTTMRWLTGETPNLEAAIRGIERLTRTVHRVQAIVEHTRESLAPRRRELRRVDISALAQATCGLLESEVRRAEAQLVLHCDPDLALVLADPVEFQQVLVNLITNAAEAMQAGSDPRKITVEISNVSEGIAVSVRDAGPGIADDVRDKLFEPFFTTKATGMGMGLQVCRNAVQGMGGNLHARNEPGGGAVFSFTVPSIAAVD, encoded by the coding sequence ATGACCGACCGCAAATACAGCTATCTTTGGCTGTCCGGCGCCTTCCTCATGGCATGGGCGGTGTTTTTCCTCGACCGGGCCTCTGGCGATAATCTGCCTGTTTCCATTCTCCATCTTGTCGTAGTCGCCGCGGCCCTTGCAGGCGGCGGGGAAATCGCCGTTCTCGTTGGGGCGCCTGTCTGCATGGCGCTGGCTATCGTCGCCCGGCTTATGGCGCAGGCGGACCGTGAGCCGCTTGCTGCCGCACTACAGGCTCTGTTACCCTGCATCGCGATCGGTTTTGTCGCATTCCTGTTGATAAGCCAGCGGCGCCTGCGCGCGGCGAGCGCGGAGGCAGACCGCCGCCGGGCCGAGATCGAACATTTCCTCAACTCGGTCCCGTTCGTATTGTGGCGGTCCAACCCCCGGGGCGAGATCGAATACCTCAACGAACACTGGACCCATGTAACCGGACTGGATCGCTCAAGTGTGCTGGCGAACGAGCGCTACAACGATGTCGTCCACCCGGATGACCTTGCCGCGCTTCATGCCGCGGTTCCCCATGCGGTCGCCACGCAGACCCTGACCGACCTCGAGATCCGCGTGCGCCAGGCCGACGGTTCGTATCGCTGGATGCAAATTTACGACAAGCCAGTCCGCTCACCGTTCACCGGCGAGATTGAACGCTTCGGCGGGCTTTCCGATGTTCATCAAGAGGTCACCGCGAAGGAGGAACTGCAAAAGCTCCGCAACGAACTGGAAGAAAGCCAACGCGAATTGACAGTTTTTGCGGATTCGGTTCCCCAGTTGCTCTGGCGCTCGACGGCTGACGGGAAATGGGATTTTCTCAATCGGCGCTTCACCGAGATTACCGGCGTTGAACGAGAGGAAGGCATCGCCGGGCAAACCTGGCGCGAATGCATCCATCCCGAGGATATCGGGCCATTGCGCCAGGTGCTGACGCGATCGTTGGAAACGGGCGAAGATATCGCCTGCCAGGTCCGTCTGCGGCACAAGGACGGCAGCTACCATTGGATGTCGATGGCACGTCGGGCGGTGCGGTCCGCCGAGACCGGCGAGATCCTGCGCTTCTATGGCGGCGCGACGGACATCCACAACGAGGTGTTGGCCCAGCAGCGCGTCAACGACCTGATGGCCAACCTCGAACGCAGGGTCGCCGAGCGGACGGCCGAACTGCTGCGCACGGAAGCGCGCTATTCGAGCCTGTTCGACGTGGGCGGCATCAGCTTCGCCGAGATGGACTTCAGCGTAACCAAGCCCATCCTTGATCGCATCAAGGCGCAAGGCGTCCAGAACTTGCGGGCGTATTTCGAGGGAAATCCGCATGTTCTCGAGGAATGCCTGTCGAATATCAGGACCACGCGGGTCAATCGGGCGCTCGCCCAGATGATGGGCTATGCAGACCTCGCCGAACTGGCGGCCAACCCGCCCGCGCACAACGCCGAGGACGGCCGTGACGTCCTGATAAGCCAGCTCGAGATGGTCTATTACGATCAAGAGCATATTTCCGGGCAGACCGTGCTGATCGGCAAGGATTTGCGCCGGATACCTGTTCATTTCAACGTGAACCGGCTGTCGGACGACCTGCACCTGTCAAACCTCGTCGACCTTTCCGAACAGCAGCGGATCGAGGAGATGCGCCGCGCCGCGCAGGACGAACTGGCGCGGGCCAACCGCATTGCAACGGTGGGTGCCTATTCCGCCACCATCGCGCATGAACTGAACCAGCCCATCGCGTCGATGGCGATGGATGTGCAGACCACCATGCGCTGGCTGACCGGGGAAACACCCAACCTTGAGGCGGCGATCCGTGGCATCGAGCGGCTGACCCGGACGGTTCACCGTGTCCAGGCGATCGTCGAGCACACGCGCGAGAGTCTTGCGCCGCGGCGCCGCGAATTGCGGCGTGTCGATATCAGCGCGCTGGCGCAGGCCACCTGCGGTCTGCTCGAAAGCGAGGTCCGGCGGGCGGAGGCGCAATTGGTGCTGCACTGTGATCCCGATCTTGCGCTGGTGCTCGCCGATCCGGTCGAGTTCCAGCAAGTTCTGGTCAACCTCATCACCAACGCGGCAGAGGCGATGCAGGCAGGGTCCGATCCGCGCAAGATCACCGTCGAAATCTCGAACGTGTCCGAAGGCATCGCGGTTTCGGTGCGGGATGCTGGCCCAGGTATTGCGGACGATGTCCGCGACAAGCTGTTCGAACCGTTCTTTACCACCAAAGCTACCGGCATGGGGATGGGGCTGCAGGTCTGTCGCAATGCGGTGCAGGGCATGGGGGGGAACCTGCATGCGCGGAACGAGCCCGGCGGCGGCGCGGTATTCAGCTTTACCGTGCCCAGCATCGCCGCCGTGGACTGA
- a CDS encoding alpha/beta fold hydrolase, translating into MYQHNTAPTQHITVGDTRYAYRRFGEEGGTPIVLLQHFTGGMDHWDPLLTDGLARKRPVILVNSAGVASSTGTAPPTIEGMAGCIAEFIDALQLRTFDLLGFSMGGMVAQAYAKQHGDRVRKLALLGTSPRGGDPTPFQTEVAQRASGNANLEDFAWLFFGHSEAGRAAAAAFWQRRHERTEDIDPPSGMATIMAQVAAGRDWLVPHGERFADLAAINCPTLVVNGSLDVMLPTINSFHLQQHLPDAQLILYPDAGHAAQFQYPELFLAHLLLFLDGH; encoded by the coding sequence ATGTACCAGCACAACACGGCGCCGACGCAGCACATCACAGTCGGCGATACGCGCTATGCTTATCGCCGGTTCGGCGAAGAAGGCGGAACACCGATCGTGCTCCTCCAGCATTTCACTGGCGGAATGGATCACTGGGATCCGCTGCTGACCGATGGTCTTGCCCGCAAACGCCCGGTCATCCTGGTCAACAGCGCCGGGGTCGCCAGTTCCACGGGCACCGCCCCCCCGACGATCGAGGGGATGGCCGGATGCATCGCCGAATTCATCGATGCACTCCAACTCCGCACGTTCGATCTGCTCGGCTTCTCGATGGGGGGCATGGTCGCGCAGGCGTATGCCAAGCAACATGGCGACCGCGTGCGCAAGCTGGCTCTCCTGGGCACCAGCCCACGCGGCGGCGATCCCACGCCCTTCCAGACCGAAGTGGCGCAGCGCGCCAGTGGCAACGCCAACCTAGAGGACTTTGCCTGGCTGTTTTTTGGCCATTCCGAAGCGGGCCGCGCAGCCGCTGCGGCATTCTGGCAGCGCCGGCATGAACGGACAGAAGATATCGATCCGCCAAGCGGCATGGCCACGATCATGGCGCAAGTGGCCGCCGGACGGGACTGGCTCGTGCCACACGGCGAACGCTTTGCCGATCTTGCAGCGATCAACTGCCCGACGCTGGTCGTCAATGGCAGCCTCGACGTGATGCTGCCAACGATCAATTCATTCCATCTCCAGCAGCATCTGCCCGATGCGCAGCTAATTCTCTATCCCGACGCAGGCCATGCCGCGCAGTTCCAGTATCCCGAACTGTTTCTGGCCCATCTCCTCCTGTTTCTCGACGGACACTGA
- a CDS encoding TonB-dependent receptor — translation MFVAAFFAAPSAAFASDSGSGATAIETSQITVTALRRPLPEDAVPASLTVLTGQQLQARSVRSFADLAMVEPSLQISAYQGESQIFLRGIGAVTFLGGFDSSVAVNLDGVYLGRPSAAASAMFDLDRIEILKGPQGTLYGRNATGGAINLVSRGPTKDWHADGRVAFGNYARADAFASIAGPLTDRLAMRLSVGSSNHAGYTRLITGRNASGKDRVDHAEDQHDQSARLRLDWQARSNLKLTLSADVSRADDRAVVFHFAGPGYGNNPVFLARLAQGIVGPVGARTIASSVLPFNRPLNWGLMARAELDLGSAILSTTAAYRQTHPKNFDDLSNSTVLAETQYKEEDARQWSVDVALHSMPSATLTYWLGASHYIERNTVRNEYFFPYLVTLLGGTGSADCCLLRANGTQHTLANALFGEVGGAILPRTTVTVGGRWTRERRRGTNLLDFTGLQTLNNAVLAPAEFRSFTPKAVIDHTFSEYGHIFVSAARGYKAGGFNLGSAQNTPYAPEKIWSYELGAKFAGPNWKIEASAFHYDYRDLQVQDVDANSVLIRNAATARVDGVELGLRGASGPRFRFAAQATWLNARFSRYATINTKQPGLGVQDLAGNPLPHAPRWRVLGYAERDFALHGGAILRLRGDASWQDRTWFTAFRDARATQAAWWWLKARATWIPAHARWQAAVFVDNLTNTRAFTNVSITGDLDASRALGNMAPPRTFGLEFGFSL, via the coding sequence TTGTTCGTCGCAGCCTTCTTCGCGGCGCCTTCGGCAGCGTTCGCCAGCGATTCCGGCAGCGGTGCTACCGCGATTGAGACCTCGCAGATCACCGTGACAGCCTTGCGCCGACCGCTGCCTGAAGATGCCGTGCCCGCCAGTCTGACCGTTCTGACCGGGCAGCAGTTGCAAGCCCGTTCCGTCCGCTCGTTTGCCGATCTGGCGATGGTCGAACCCAGCCTCCAGATTTCCGCTTATCAGGGCGAAAGCCAGATCTTCCTGCGCGGGATCGGCGCAGTCACGTTCCTTGGCGGATTTGATAGCAGCGTTGCGGTCAACCTGGACGGCGTTTACCTTGGCAGGCCCAGCGCGGCAGCATCGGCGATGTTCGATCTCGACCGGATAGAGATCCTCAAAGGCCCGCAAGGCACGCTCTATGGCCGCAACGCCACCGGCGGCGCAATCAATCTGGTGAGCCGCGGACCGACGAAGGACTGGCACGCCGACGGGCGCGTGGCATTCGGCAATTATGCCCGCGCCGATGCGTTCGCCAGCATTGCCGGCCCGCTGACCGACAGACTGGCAATGCGCTTGTCGGTGGGGAGCAGCAATCACGCCGGCTACACCCGGCTGATCACCGGACGTAATGCAAGTGGCAAGGACCGCGTTGATCACGCCGAGGACCAACACGACCAGAGCGCCCGCTTGCGGCTGGACTGGCAGGCCCGCAGCAATCTGAAACTTACCCTCTCCGCCGATGTCAGCCGGGCTGATGACCGCGCCGTGGTGTTCCACTTTGCTGGGCCGGGCTATGGCAACAATCCCGTCTTCCTCGCGCGCCTTGCGCAAGGCATCGTCGGCCCGGTCGGAGCGCGCACCATCGCCTCGTCCGTGCTGCCGTTCAACCGGCCGCTGAACTGGGGCCTGATGGCCCGGGCAGAGCTCGATCTGGGCAGCGCCATCCTGAGCACGACGGCAGCGTACCGCCAGACCCACCCGAAAAACTTCGACGACCTGTCGAACAGCACCGTGCTAGCCGAAACGCAGTACAAGGAAGAGGACGCCCGGCAATGGAGCGTTGACGTGGCGCTGCATTCGATGCCTTCGGCCACGCTCACCTACTGGCTCGGCGCCTCGCACTACATCGAGCGCAATACGGTTCGCAACGAGTACTTCTTTCCCTATCTCGTTACGCTTCTGGGCGGCACCGGCAGTGCTGATTGCTGCCTGCTGCGGGCCAACGGCACCCAGCACACCCTTGCCAATGCGCTCTTTGGCGAGGTGGGCGGCGCGATCCTGCCTCGAACCACCGTCACCGTTGGCGGGCGCTGGACGCGCGAGCGTCGCCGAGGGACCAATCTGCTCGATTTCACCGGGCTCCAGACCCTGAACAATGCGGTTCTTGCTCCAGCCGAGTTCCGTTCCTTCACGCCAAAGGCCGTGATCGACCACACGTTTTCGGAGTACGGCCACATCTTCGTGTCGGCCGCGCGGGGCTACAAGGCAGGCGGCTTTAACCTCGGCTCTGCGCAGAACACGCCCTACGCCCCGGAAAAGATCTGGTCCTATGAACTGGGTGCCAAGTTTGCCGGCCCCAACTGGAAGATCGAAGCGAGTGCCTTTCACTACGATTACCGCGATCTTCAGGTGCAGGATGTCGACGCCAATTCCGTGCTCATACGCAACGCCGCGACCGCACGGGTCGATGGAGTGGAACTGGGCCTGCGCGGCGCGAGCGGGCCGCGGTTCCGGTTCGCGGCGCAAGCGACCTGGCTGAATGCGCGCTTTTCGCGCTACGCCACCATCAACACCAAGCAGCCGGGCCTCGGCGTGCAAGACCTTGCCGGTAACCCGCTACCCCATGCGCCGCGCTGGCGCGTGCTGGGCTATGCCGAACGGGATTTTGCGCTGCATGGCGGCGCCATCCTGCGGCTGCGCGGCGATGCCAGCTGGCAGGACCGGACCTGGTTCACCGCCTTTCGCGATGCGCGGGCCACCCAGGCTGCGTGGTGGTGGCTCAAGGCCCGGGCGACCTGGATCCCCGCGCATGCGCGCTGGCAGGCCGCCGTCTTTGTCGACAATCTCACGAATACGCGCGCGTTCACCAATGTCTCGATCACCGGCGATCTCGACGCGAGCCGGGCGCTCGGCAACATGGCTCCGCCTCGCACGTTCGGGTTGGAGTTCGGCTTCAGTCTCTAG
- a CDS encoding response regulator transcription factor: MATVRAVLVQEASAQVTSRQPLVLVVDDDPDVRASLQDMFESVSLETAVFESTADMLQHGIPDRPCCLVLDLRLPGTGGLELQAQLREMNQFVPIVFITGHADVATSVRAMKAGAIDFLPKPFRQQELLDVVTHALRTEGEKQKDGGERKSVRRLGESLTPRETDVLRGVARGLLNKQIAHELGITEITVKMHRSSAGRKLKSISVADMLRKIDLLGI; this comes from the coding sequence ATGGCTACCGTCAGGGCAGTTCTCGTGCAGGAAGCATCGGCCCAGGTAACATCGCGGCAGCCGCTTGTGCTTGTCGTAGATGATGATCCCGACGTGCGCGCAAGTCTGCAGGATATGTTCGAATCCGTGAGCCTTGAAACGGCCGTGTTCGAATCCACCGCAGACATGCTGCAGCATGGCATACCTGATCGGCCATGCTGCCTCGTGCTCGATCTACGGCTGCCGGGTACCGGCGGCCTCGAACTCCAGGCGCAACTGCGGGAGATGAACCAGTTCGTGCCGATCGTGTTCATTACCGGTCACGCTGATGTCGCCACCTCCGTCAGAGCGATGAAGGCCGGCGCGATCGACTTTTTGCCAAAGCCCTTTCGGCAGCAGGAACTGCTTGACGTGGTGACTCATGCACTGCGCACCGAAGGCGAGAAACAAAAAGACGGCGGCGAGCGCAAGAGTGTGCGGCGTCTGGGCGAAAGCCTGACACCCCGTGAAACGGACGTCTTGCGCGGGGTAGCGCGCGGCTTGCTCAACAAGCAGATCGCCCACGAACTCGGCATCACCGAGATCACGGTCAAGATGCATCGCTCGAGCGCCGGGCGCAAACTCAAGTCGATCTCGGTCGCCGATATGCTGCGCAAGATCGATCTGCTCGGCATCTAG
- a CDS encoding response regulator transcription factor, producing MPVIIGIVDDDDDVREALEEMLESHGYLTISFKSATDFLKSADVARMFCVITDFQMPGLTGLDLIDALREFGLPTILITAFATPMIEQQARNAGVHRFLRKPFNPQQLVAAIKSIRGGML from the coding sequence ATGCCGGTTATCATCGGGATTGTCGACGATGATGATGACGTGCGCGAGGCATTGGAAGAGATGCTGGAAAGTCATGGCTATCTGACGATTTCGTTCAAGTCGGCTACCGATTTCCTCAAATCTGCCGATGTCGCGCGTATGTTCTGCGTCATCACCGACTTCCAGATGCCGGGCCTGACCGGACTCGACCTGATCGATGCGCTGCGGGAATTTGGACTGCCCACGATCCTGATCACCGCATTTGCAACGCCGATGATCGAGCAGCAGGCCCGTAACGCCGGCGTGCACCGTTTCCTGCGCAAGCCTTTCAATCCCCAGCAGCTTGTTGCCGCCATCAAATCCATTCGCGGCGGGATGTTGTGA